The Bradyrhizobium guangxiense genomic sequence CCAGACTGGCGACAAGCTGCCCGAGGCGAAATTCCGCGTGATGACGGCGGAAGGCCCGCAGGTGAAGACCACCGACGACATCTTCAAGGGCAAGAAGGTGGCACTGTTCGCGGTGCCCGGCGCCTACCCCGGCCCCTGCCACAAGATGCATCTGCCGAGCATCTTCCTCAACGCCTATGCCATGAAGGACAAGGGCGTCGATACCATCGCCATCGTCTCCGTCAACGACGCCTTCGTCATGAACGCCTGGAAGCGCGATACTGACCAGCGCGACGAGGCGATCTTCCTCGCCGACGGCAATGCCGACTTCACCAAGGCGATTGGCATGGAGCTGGACGCCTCCGCCAACGGCCTCGGCATCCGCTCCAAGCGCTATTCGATGCTGGTCGAGGACGGCGTGGTCAAGAAGCTCAACCTCGAGGCAATGCCCGGCAAGGTCGAGGTCTCCGGCGGCGACACGCTGCTCGGGCAGCTGTAAGCTGAAGATATTCCGGGGTGGTGCGCAGCACCGAACTATGGTGCGCAATTGCGCACCTGAGAATCTCGAACTTCCGGGTTCGCTCGCTGACGCGAGCGCCCCGGAATGACATTCAATTACTCCGCCACCCGCTGCTGCAGCCTTGCCTTCACGATGCCGTCGCGCGCCAGCTGATCGGCGCGCTCGTTCTCGGGGTGACCGGCATGGCCCTTGACCCAGTGCCAGCGGACGTCGTGCTGCTTCAGCGCGGCGTCCAGGCGCTGCCATAGCTCGACATTCTTCACCGGCTTCTTGTCGGCAGTGCGCCAGCCGTTGCGCTTCCAGCCGAATATCCAGCCCGTGATGCCCTGCCGGACATACTGGCTATCGGTGTAGAGATCGACGATGCACGGCTTCTTCAGCGCTTCGAGCGCCGAGATCGCCGCCATCAGCTCCATCTGATTGTTGGTGGTGTGGCGCTCGCCGCCACTGAGCTCTTTTTCCTTGTCGCCGAACCTCAGGATCGCGCCCCAGCCGCCCGGCCCGGGATTTCCCGAGCAGGCGCCGTCGGTGTAGATCGTGACATTGGGACGCTCGCTCACGCCACCAGCCCCGATGGCATCAGCCCATAATCACGCACGCTCGTCACGCTCTGGTGGAAGCGCAGCTTACGGACATATTCGAGCGGATCCTTCGGCTTGACCAGCGCGCCCGGCGGCACATTGAGCCAGTCGACCAGCCGCGTCAGCAGGAAGCGGATCGCAGCGCCCCGCGCCAGCAGCGGCAGCGCGACCTCTTCGGCTTCGGAGAGCTTGCGCACCCGGCCATAGGCGTTGAGGAAGGCACGCGCCTTGGTGACGTTGAAGGAATGATCCGGCTCGAAGCACCAGGCGTTGAGGCAGATCGCGACGTCATAGGCCAGCATGTCGTTGCAGGCGAAGGTGAAGTCGATGATCCCGGAGAGCTGGTCGCCGAGGAAGAAGACGTTGTCGTTGAAGAGGTCGGCGTGGATCACGCCTTCCGGCAGATCGTCCGGCCAGATCCCGCTCGAGAGATGGTCGAGCTCGGCGGCGAGGAACGCGCGCAGGCCCGGCTGCACCTCGTCGGCACGGTGTGAGGCCGCATCGAACAGCGGCCGCCAGCCCGCGACCGACAGCGCATTGGCACGCTTGATCGCGAAATTTGCGCCGGCCAGATGCATCTTCGCCAGTGCCGCGCCGACGCCGGCGCAATGCGCCACGTTCGGCTTGCGCGGCCACATACCTTCGAGAAAGGTGATGATCGCCGCAGGGCGCCCCGACAGCTCGCGCAGCGCCTCGCCGTCTTTTCCCTTGACCGGCAGCGGGCAGTTGATGCCGTGCTCGGCCAGATGCGTCATCAGCGCGAGGAAGAACGGCAAATCGTTCTTCGCCACGCGCTTCTCGTAGAGCGTGAGGATGAACGACCCCTGGCTGGTATGCAGCAGGAAGTTGGTATTCTCAACGCCCTCGGCGATGCCCTTGTAGGAGAGCAGTTCGCCGAGATCGTATTGCTTCAGGAAATCCGCAAGCTCGTCGGCGGCGACGTCGGTGTAGACCGCCATAGAGGTCTACTCGGCGGCAGCTTCGGGACGCACCTGACGCGGCAGCGGGAAGAACTCGTTCTCTTCCGCGGCCGAGACCGTCTCCACATGCAGCGTGTAGCGCTCGGCGAAGGCGTCCATGATCTCCTCGACGATCACTTCCGGGGCCGAGGCACCGGCGGTAATGCCGAGGCTGGTGATGTTGCCGAACTTGCCCCAGTCGAGATCGGCGGCGCGCTGCGCCAGCACCGCGATCTTGCAGCCCTCGCGCTCGGCGACCTCGCGCAGGCGCTGCGAGTTCGAGGAGTTCGGCGCACCGACTACGATCAGCGCGTCCACCACCGGCGCCACCTTCTTCACCGCGAGCTGGCGGTTGGTGGTGGCGTAGCAGATGTCTTCCTTGTGCGGGCCGTTGATGTTGGGGAAGCGCTCCTTCAGGAGCGCCACGATTTCCGCCGTGTCATCGATCGAGAGCGTGGTCTGGGTCACGAAGGCGAGGTTGTTGGGGTCCTTCGGGGGGATCGTCTTGGCGTCCTCGGCGGTCTCGATCAGGGTCACGGCGCCGACGGGAAGCTGGCCGAGCGTGCCGACCACCTCGGGGTGATGGGAGTGGCCGATCAGGAAGATCTCGCGGCCACGCTTGAAGTGGATCGCGGCCTCGCGATGCACCTTGGTCACCAGCGGACAGGTCGCATCCAGCGAGAACAGGTTGCGGGACTGGGCGTCAGCCGGAACCGATTTCGGCACGCCATGGGCCGAGAACACCACCGGCGCCGAGGTATTTTCGGGGATCTCGGCGAGCTCTTCGACGAAAATGGCGCCCTTCTTCTTCAACCCGTCGACGACATACTTGTTGTGCACAATCTCATGGCGAACATAGACGGGGGCGCCGTACTTATCGAGCGCCCGTTCCACGGTGTCGATCGCCCGGACCACCCCGGCACAGAAGCCGCGAGGAGAACAAAGCACGATCTTGAGGTCTGGTTTGGCTGACATTGAGCGATCTCGTGACCGAATCACCCGTTTCGCCTTCTGGCGGGGGCGGTCGATGGATGGAATGGGGCTTAAAACGGTCGGCTTGAACTATACCGCGATTTCTAAGGGAATTGGGCCCCCTTTCGGGCGCTGTCAAGGCACTATCTATAGCAGAACCATTGCGTGGCTACCCCCTCCGGGCTTATATAGCGCGAATTCCCTGTCATCGCTGATGACCACCGGTTTCGCCTCCAGAGGGGCGGGCGAAGCACAAAGGAGATTTGCCATGAGCAACGCACCTCTGATGCCCAAGGCGACCGCCGTCTGGCTGCTCGACAACACCGCGCTGACCTTCGACCAGGTCGCCGATTTCACCAAGATGCACCCCCTCGAGGTGCGCGCGATCGCCGACGGCGATGCGGCCCAGGGCATCAAGGGCATGGATCCCCTCTCCAACGGCCAGCTCACCCGCGAGGAGATCGAGAAGGGCGAGAAGAATCCGGATTATCGGCTCCGCCTGCAGGAGAGCAAGGTGGTGCTGCCGCCGCAGCCCAAGCGCAAGGGCCCGCGCTACACCCCGGTTTCGCGCCGTCATGAGCGCCCGAGCGCCATCCTCTGGCTGCTGCGCAGCCACCCGGAGCTGAAGGACGCGCAGATCATGCGCCTGGTCGGCACCACCAAAAGCACCATTGCCAGCGTGCGCGATCGTACCCACTGGAACACGTCCCAGCTCACCCCGATCGATCCCGTCACCCTTGGCCTCTGCTCGCAGATCGAGCTCGATTTCGAGGTGCAGCGCGCGGCCAAGGAAAAGCCGATCGACGCAGCCTATGGCGGCGCCACGCTGCTGCCAGCCTCCGAGACCACCCGCAAGGACGAATACGAGCCCGCGGAGAAGTCGAGCGACGACCTCAACGTCGACGCCGTGTTCGCCAAGCTGAAAACGCTCGGCGGCAAGAAGCACGAAGACGAAGAAGAGTAAGGCTCCGCTCTCGTTTCGATCGAATGCAAAAAACGCGGCAGGGGAAACCTGCCGCGTTTTTGTTTTGTGAGCATCCGGCCGTCGAGACGGACGCCGCAAGACCTCAGAACTTGTACGTCACACCCGCGCCGACCAGCCACGGATCGATATGCGCGGTGCCGGTGACCGGAATCGCGCCGTTGACCATCGCCGAGTAATTTGGCTGCAGCCACAGCTTCTTCACGTCGACGTTGAGACCCCAATGCTTGTTGAGCATGTAGTCGAAACCGAACTGCACGGCACCGCCCCACTGGTTGCTGACGTGCAGGTTGGTGACGGCGAGCCCCGCGAACGGAATGTTGGATGCCGAGTTATTGAAGAACACCGTGTAGTTGACGCCGGCGCCGATATAGGGCTTGAACGCGCCGAAATTGGTGAAGTGATATTGCAGGGTCAGCGTCGGCGGCAGCAGCGTGGTCTTGCCGATATCAAGCCCCTGCAGCGTGCCCGATCCGGTGAGGTGATGCCGCGTGACGCCGAGGATCAACTCAGCCGCGATGTTCTGCGTGAAGAAATAAGAGATGTCGAGTTCGGGAACGACCTGGTTGCTGATGTGAAGGCCCGAATTCGGCGACGATAGCGCAGGCACACCCGCGACATTGACCGAGCTGCCACCGCCGTCCGGCAACACGCCAAGGACGCGCAGACGGATCATCCAAGGATTCCACGCCTCCGCTGCCGGCGGTGCCTTGGTATAGATTGGCAGATCCGCAGCTTGCGCCGATGCAAGCGCCCCACCGAACGCGGCGGCGAGCACCACCAGCCGTGCGGCATTCCGAATAGTCCTTCGCATTGAATTCCCCTTACAGCCATGCGCGCTCCGTTGCGCGATCACAGATGTCACAGCAGAAAGGGGGCGCTCTCGGATTTGACCTGCATCAAATCCGGACTGATGCGTCGCAATTCGGCCACGGCGTTGCATATCTGCAACGGTAAACGACACTGCGAGCGACTGGCGCGGTGATAGCCCCTGAGAACGGCGAGCCGCTTCGGTCTATTACCTGCACGTGCTCAGATGACTACGGCCGCTCGGGATGGTTCAGCATGTATTCGCCGAGATCGCGCTGGCGGCGGTCGGCGCGGGCGGTCGCGGCATTGCGCTGGACGTCGCGGTCCTTGCGGCAGGCCACGTATTCCGGTGAGCCCTGCGCATAGCCCCGGCTCTGGCAGACGGCATCGTCATCGTCGCCGCCGACCGCCACCGCATTCTGGTGGCGCGCGGAGCAGGCGGAAAGAACGATGGCGAGCAGGGAGATGGCCCCATACTGCGCGAGCTTGGCTGACATTGGTCGGTCCTGTCTCATTCGTCATTGCCGGGCTTGCCCCGGCAATCCATCGAAATCAAGGCAGTTGCTTGCCCATTGATGGATGCCGGGTCCCGGCGCCCGCCAGCTATGCGAAGACGGCAAGCCCGGGCATGACAGAGAGCACCTCACCCCCGCCCCTTCAGCGCCTCCCCGATCTCGTCGAGCGCCTTGGGATCCTCGATCGTCGCCGGCATGGTCCAGGACTCGCCGTCGGCGATCTTCTTGATGGTGCCGCGCAGAATCTTTCCGGAGCGCGTCTTGGGCAGGCGGCCGACGGTGATCGCGAGCTTGAAGGCGGCGACCGGTCCGAGCTTGTCGCGCACCAGTGCGATGATCTCCTTCTCGATCTCGGCGGGGGCGCGTTTCACGCCGGCCTTGAGCACCAGAAAGCCGCAGGGCACCTCGCCCTTGATCGCGTCCTTGACGCCGAGCACGGCGCATTCGGCGACATCGGGATGCGAGGCCAGGATCTCCTCCATGCCGCCGGTCGAGAGCCGGTGGCCGGCGACGTTGATGATGTCGTCCGTGCGGCCCATGACGAAGACATAGCCGTCCTCGTCCTTGTAGCCGGCGTCCGAGGTTTTGTAATAGCCGGGGAATTCGCTCAAATAGGCTTCCTTGAAGCGCGCATCCTGATTCCACAGCGTCGGCAGGCAGCCCGGCGGCATCGGCAGCTTGATGACGATCGAGCCCATGGTGTTGGGTCCCACCGGCTTCGCCGCCTCGTCGACCACATCGACCTGGTAGCCTGGCATCGGCACCGTCGGCGAGCCATGCTTCACCGGCAGCATGCCGAGCCCGACCGGGTTGCCGGCGATGCACCAGCCGGTCTCGGTCTGCCACCAATGATCGATCACCGGCACCTTGAGCTGCGCTTCCGCCCATTCGACCGTCGGCGGATCGGCCCGCTCGCCGGCGAGGAACAGGGTGCGGAATTTCGACAGGTCATATTGCCGGATGAACCTTCCGTCCGGATCCTCTTTGCGGATCGCGCGGAACGCGGTCGGCGCGGTGAAGAACGCAACCGCCTTGTGCTCGGAGATCACCCGCCAGAACGCGCCGGCGTCGGGCGTGCCGACCGGCTTGCCCTCGTACATGATTGTGGTCGCCCCGTGCAGCAGCGGGCCGTAGACGATGTAGCTGTGGCCGACCCCCCAGCCGATGTCGGAGCCGCACCACCACACCTCGCCCGGCTTGACGCCATAGAGGTTGAACATCGACCATTTCACCGCGACGAGATGGCCGCCATTGTCGCGCACGACGCCCTTCGGGATGCCTGTGGTGCCCGAGGTGTAGAGGATGTAGAGCGGATCGGTCGCAGCAACGGGCGCGCACGGCGCCTTTTTGCCGTCGTTCAGCGCCTTGCGGCGCAGGCTCGCCCAATCGTAGTCCCGGCCCGGGGTCAGATCGCAAGTGAGCTGCGGACGTTGCAGCACGATGCAGGCCTTGGGCTTGCTGCCGGCAAGCTTGATCGCCTCGTCGAGCAATGGCTTGTACTGCACGATGCGGCCGGGCTCGATGCCGCAGCTTGCGGAGAGGATGAGTTTCGGCTGCGCGTCGTCGATGCGGGTGGCAAGCTCTTTCGCGGCAAATCCGCCGAACACCACGGAATGCACCGCCCCGATCCGCGCGCAGGCGAGCATCGCAACCACCGCCTCCGGCACCATCGGCATATAGAGGATGACACGATCGCCCTTGGCGACGCCAAAATCCTGCATGACGGCGGCAAGCGCCTGCACCTCCTTCAGCAGCTCGGCATAGCTCAATTTGGTGACGCTGCCCGTCAGCGGCGAATCATGGATCAGGGCGACCTGGTCCGCGCGGCCACGTTCGACATGGCGGTCGAGCGCGTTGTAGCAGGTGTTGACGACGCCGCCGGTAAACCAGCGGCCGTAGGTTCCTTGCGAGGGGTCGAAGATCTTTTTCGGCGGCTCGATCCAGTCGATCTCTTTCGCGGCTTCGGCCCAGAAGCCATCGGGGTCGGCGAGCGAACGCGCATGGACCTCGTGATAACGACTTTTACCGTCGACGTTCATTCCCGCGCTCCCGTTCCCTTTATTCTGCCTGGCTTTGAGCCTCATGGCAGGACGGGCGTCCCGCCATGACCAGGATCAATGCCGGCCTTGGTTGCGGGCTATTTTCCCGGGAACGGGCCGCGGTTCAAGCTGAAAAGGAGGTGTTTTGGTGGAGGTACGGCCTGGCCGCACGGCGGTGCCCTCCCTCGCCCCGTTCTTACGGGGCCGCGACGAGCTTCGCTCGCGCTCAGAGGGTTGGAGCGAGGGGCAGCATCGGCAAAGCTCGCGGAGACTCCCCCTCGCCCGGAATTTGCTCTCGCAAATTCCGGCCTCTCCCCGCAGGCTGGGAGAGGCGAAGAACCCGCCTAGCTCTCCATCGCATTCAGCCGCTGCAGGCGATCCTGCATGACCTTCTTCAGGTCATAGCCGGGGCGACGGAAACTCGCATCGCGCGTGACGAGGAAATCGCGCTGGGACTTGCGCAGGCCGTCCGCCGCGCGTCTGCTCGCGGATTTCAGCACACGCTCGTAAGCCTCGGCGATCTGGCGGTCGAGCACACCGAGCTGTGGATCGGCGCAGATCACCTTCTCGACCTCGCGCTTTGCGGTGGCGCAATCGAATGACGGACCGCGATCATCGGACGAACGCGCATGCATCGGGCCCGGGGACGCCGCGCCGAATTTCGCGATCTCGGCGACCATGGTGCGGCGGCCATTCGCTGCGTTCTCGTTGTCGGGGTCGAGCTTCAGCGCCATCTCGTAATCGGCGAGGGCCTTTGCGCGCTCGCCCATCTTCTTGTAGAGCACGGCGCGGTTGTTGTAGGTTTTCGCGAAATTCGGATCGAGCTTGAGCGCGGCATCATAGTCACTCAGAGCGGCGCCGAGCTCGCCCTTGAACTGGTAGGAATCGCCGCGGTTGGTCAGGAAGTTCGCGCGCGGCTCCCGCCGGATCGCCTGGTCGTAATCGGCAATCGCCTTGTCGTACTCGCCCATCGCGGCATAGGCGAGGCCGCGATTGTCGTAATACTCCGGCACCTTTGGATCGAGCCTGATCGCCTCGCCGTCATCGGTGACCGCTTTGTCGAGCTGGCCGAGCTTCTTATAAGCCGCACCGCGATTGGTGTAGGTGCGCGCCCGGTTCGGGTCGAGCCGCAATGCCTCGTCGAAATTCCTGATCGCCTTTTCGTTGTCACCGCCGAGGTAATGCGCCACGCCGCGGTCGGACCAGGCCTGCGCATTGTCCGGCTTCAGCTTGATCGCCTGGTCGTAGTCGGCGAGCGCGCGGTCGAGCCGGCGCTGATTGGTGTAGACGACGCCGCGCAGCTCGTAGGCCTCCGCATCCGCCGGATCAAGCTCAATGGCCTTGCCGAGGTCGGCCGCGGCGCGATTGAGATCGCCGCCGGCCTCGCGCAGCAGGTCGCCGCGCAGGCGCCAGGCCTTCGCATTCCTGCCGTCGAGCGCAAGCGCGCGGTCGATGTCCCTCAAGGCCTGCGTGAGGCCGCCCGACGTCCGGGCATTGGCGTCGGCGCGAACCAGCAGGGCCGCGGCGCGGTCGGACGCGGGATTTGCGGCCTGGTCGATGATGACGGTGCAGGCCGGGATCAACTCGGTCGGGGCAGCGTTGCTGCCGGCGACACAATCGGCGGCAGCCGAGGCCGGGACAACGAGCGCAAGGCTCATCGCCGTGCCGAGGAGGAGCGCACACAGCGAGGTTTTGGTAAACGAGGACGCCTGCGCGGGAAGATGCATGCCGCACATGACTTTGGGCTCCGTGACGTCAGGTTTTCACCATTGTCGCGGCAGGGAATGGATGGGTTCAAACCACATCTGTCCACGCTGTCATGGCCGGGCTTGACCCCGCCATCCACATCCAACCCGCCGCACGAAGAACGTGGATGCCCGGGACAAGCCCAGGCATGACGCCTCCGTAAAGCGAAGGGCCTCAATACCTATCCACCCCGTTGATCTGCTGCAGCCTGTCCTGCATCGCCTTCTTCAGATCATAGCCCGGCCGGCCGTATCCGGCGTTCCTGCGCGCGACAAAATCGTCCTGCTCGCGCTGGATCTTGCGTGCCTCCGCCGGGCTCTGGGCTTCGCGGATGACGCGCAGATGCGATCCGTAGATCTCGCGATCGAGATCGGCGAGCTCGCGATTGGCGCAGATCGCCTTTTCCACCGCACGGCGCGCCCGCGCGCAATTGAAGCTGGGCTTGCCGGCGACGGCCATCTGCGCGCCGATCCGCTCGAGCTCGCGCGCCATCGCCTTGTGATTGGCCTTGGCCTTCTCGTGGTTCGGATCGATCTTGAGGGCCGCGCCGAAATCCTGCACCGCCTTGGGCTTGTCGCCCTTCTTGAGCCAGAGCTCGCCGCGCGCATTGAAGATGTCGGCAAGCGTGGGGTCGAGCGACAGCACGCGGCTGTCGTCGGCGATGGCGCGGTCGACCTGGTCGTGCCGCGCATAGAGCGCCGCGCGCGCGATCAGCGCCTTGATCAGATCGCCCTTCGCCGTCTTCTCGTTGTCGATTACGGCCGCGCAGGCCATCGCGGCCTTATCGATGTCGTCCGCCGCGGTGGCCGCGAGGCATGGCGCGACATCGACCTGTATCACCGCAGCCGGCTCGCCGCCGGTCGCAGCCTGGGCGGCGGCGAGCGAGAGCGCGCTCAGCAATACGGCACCTGACGATTGAATGAGTTTTCGAAAACGCATGCTCTTTGCAGTCGGAAATCTTGTTTTCGGTCTCGCCTTCAGTCTTGCCTTTAAGTCTCGCTTCGGCGCCGTGCTATCCATGATGCGGCCGGATTGGTGCTAGCCTGCGGCGTCACTCCTATCGGTTCGGGGATCATCGTGTCGACATTCGAATGGATCATCGCGCTTCTACTCGGCGCTGTTGGATTATCGGCGCTGGCGCGACGGATCAAGGTCCCCTACCCGACCTTTCTCGCCATCGGCGGCGCGCTGATCGCCTTCGTGCCGTCCAGTCCGTCCTGGGCGCTGCAGCCGGACCTGGCCTTGGCCCTTTTTGTCGCACCGGTCCTGCTCGATGCCGCGTTCGACACCTCGCTGCGGGATCTGCGCAACAATTGGGTTCCGGTCTCGACTCTGGTCGTCGCCGCGGTCGGCCTGACCACGGCCGGCGTCGCCTTCGTCGCGCACCGGCTGGTGCCTGACATGCCCTGGGCCGCCGCGGTTGCGCTCGGCGCCATCGTGGCGCCGCCCGATGCGGCCGCCGCGGTCGCGATCCTGAGCCAGGTGAAACTACCCTACCGCATGGTGAAGGTGCTGGAGGGCGAAAGCCTGCTCAACGATGCGAGCGCGCTTCTGATCTACCGCATCGCGGTCGGCGCGGTCGCCGCCGAGCATCTGACATGGGCCCAGGTCGCGCCGACCATGGCGCTGGCACTGGTCGGCAGCGTCATCGCCGGCCTGCTTGCGGGCCGCATCATCCCGCTGTTCATGGATCGGGTGACCGAGGCGCCGAGCGCCATCATCGTGCAATTCGCCACCACCTTCATGATCTGGATCGGCGCCGAGCATCTCGGCCTCTCCGGCATCCTCACCATCGTGGTCTACGCCATCCCCCTCGCGCGCACGGCAGGCGAGCGCATGCCGGCGCGGCTGCGGGTGCCATCCTATGCGGTCTGGGAGACCACAGTGTTCGTGCTCAACGTGCTCGCCTTCATGCTGATCGGCATGCAGATGCGGCCGATCTGGACGCGGCTGGATGCGGACGTGCGCTGGGAATATTGCGTGGCCGCGGCCTGGATCCTGCTGACCGTGATCCTGGTGCGCCTCGGCTGGGTGACGTTCTATCGCACGACCTTGCGTGTGCTGGTCGCGCAGGGGATCTATCATCCGAGGGATCCCAAAGCCGTCGCCTCGCCCGAGGGCGGCCTCATCATCTCCTGGTGCGGCATGCGGGGCCTCGTCACGCTGGCCACCGCCTTCGCGCTGCCGGAGAATTTTCCCTATCGCGACTTCATCGTCTTCATCGCCTTTGCGGTGGTGCTGGGATCGCTGGTGATCCAGGGCCTGACCTTGCGGCCGCTGATCCTGGCGTTCGGCCTCAAGGACGACGATCCCGTCGGCACCGAGGTCGCGTATGCGCGCGCCGTCGCCTATCGTGCCGCGCTCGATGCGATCGAGAGCGATCCATCGGAGGAGGCGGAGATCCTGCGGCTCGAATACCGAGCCATCCTGATGCAGGCCGAGAGCGATCCCAACGGCGGCGTCGCCAATGGCGAACTGCCCGCCGATCCCCTGCGCCGCCGCGCCATCGCGGCCGCGCGCAAATCGATCTTCGACCTCCGCGCCACCGAGGTGATCGGCGACGACGCCTTCCACCGGATCGAAGAGGAGCTCGATCGCGCAGAATTGAGCGCGGGCGGTTAGACCCCGCTGTCCGGGACCACGGCGGGTTTTGGGGCGTTCAGCAACGTGCGCCAAGCCACACACAGCGTCCCGCAGTTTGAACCAAACCCCGCCTCCCAAGACTCATTCCTGATGACGACCCTGACCGACGACCGTCGTGTCCGCGCGCGAGATGCGTCGCCCGCACGATATTTTTATTTCCACATGGCGCTGGCCTGCGCGGCCACCGCCTTTCTAGGCTTCGCACCGACCTATTGGGTGCCCCTCGCCAGCCGGACATTGTCCGCAAGCCCCGTGATCCACTTTCACGGCTTCTTGTTCTTCACTTGGTCTCTCTATTTCGTGCTGCAGACCTGGCTCGCGGCCTCCGGCCGGGTGGTCAATCACCGCTCGCTCGGCATCGCTGGGGTGTCGCTCGCGACCGCGATGACGATCTTCGGTTTCCTCGCCTCGGTGCATGTGATGCAGCATTCCGCAGCGCTCGGGCAGAAGGAGGCCGGCATCAGCTTCTCGATCGTGCCGATGAGCGGGATCGCATTCTTCGCGGTCGTGTTCGTGCTTGCCATCGCGAACACGCGTAGACCCGAGATTCACAAGCGCCTGATGCTGCTGGCCGCAGTTTCGATCCTCGACGCTGCGATTGCACGCTGGTTCCTGACCTTCCTGGCCCCTCCTGGACCGCCCGGCCCGCCGCCGGTGCCGGTGACCATCGCGCCGGCCGTCGTTGCCTCGCTCCTGCTCGTCGCCGCCATGGTGCGCGACTGGCGCAGCGAAGGTCGCGTGCACCCGGTCTATATCTACGGCACGCTGGCGCTGCTGGCAGTGAAGGTCCTGAACTGGCCGGTCAGCGAGAGCGCCGCGTGGCATTCGTTCGCCGGCGGAATTCTGGCGCTGGCGCAGTAGGCAGCCGCTTAAGCTCTAATCCGTCACCCTGAGGTGGCCGCTTCTTCAGCGGCCCTCGAAGGGCGACGGCCCGGCTGCACCGGCCCCGTTCATCCTTCGAGGTTCCCCATGTCGCGCGTTGCGCGCCATGGCTCGCGCCTCAGGATGACGGGACTGGCCTGGGAGGCTACGCCCCCGCCTTGCAGGTGATCCCGCCGTCGACCACGAGCTCGATCCCCGTCACATATTTCGATTCGTCCGAGGCGAGGAACAGCGCGGCGTTGGCAACGTCGAAGGCGTCGCCCATGTGGCCCATCGGCACCTGCGCATCGCGGGCGCGCCACATCGCTTCGACATCGCCCTTGGCGTAGCTGTTGGCGAGGCCGGCGGAATGCTCCACCATCGGCGTCTTCATCAGGCCGGGCAGGATCGCATTCACCCGGACATGATGCCGCGCGAACTCGATCGCCGTGGTGCGCGTCATCTGGTTCATCGCCGCCTTGGAGGTGCCGTAGGTCACGTAGGAGATGCCCATGTGACGGATCGAGGCGATCGAGGAGATGTTGATGATCGAGCCGCCGCCCTGCTTCACCATGAGGGGAATGACGTGCTTCATGGCGAAATAGGCGCTCTTGAGGTTGACGCTGAAGACCCGGTCCCAGCTTTCCTCGGTCACCTCGACCACGCTGCCCATCTCGGCGATACCGACATTGTTGTCGAGCACGTCGATGCGGCCATAGGCCTTCAGGCATGCCGCCACCATCGCCTCGATCTCCGCCGGCCGCGAGACGTCGGCCGTGAACGCCGTCGCTCTACCGCCCTCGCCGCTGATGATCTTCGCAGTCTCCTCGGCCGCTGCGCCATTGCGGTCGACACAAAACACCAGCGCGCCTTCGCGCGCGAAGGTCACCGCGGTCGCCTTGCCGTTGCCCCAGCCAGGCCCGATCGAGCCGGCCCCCACCACCATTGCAACCTTGCCCTTGAGCCGATCCATCATGATTTCCCTTATTTCTCTTGTTGTTTGCAGATGCTCATCTTGATGACGTTAGCACCAATGGGATGCCCGACAATCTCCGACAGCGTCCGGCACTCTCCGTCATGGCACAGCCGCCATTCCCCGGCTGCGCCCGAATTGCCGAGCACGACCTCCTGCATGGCGGCTCGCTTCGGCTGCCACTGAAACCAGCCATCGACCAGCCGCGCCTCGGGCGGCGGCTCCATGCCGGGGCCGGTGCCCTTGACGCGGGCCTGCACCAGTTCGAGGCCAGCGGGCGTGACGCGCCAGTCTTCCTGCCAGTCGACCTTCGCGATCGAATGGGTCCATGCAAGCGTGAACGCGGACA encodes the following:
- a CDS encoding DUF1013 domain-containing protein gives rise to the protein MSNAPLMPKATAVWLLDNTALTFDQVADFTKMHPLEVRAIADGDAAQGIKGMDPLSNGQLTREEIEKGEKNPDYRLRLQESKVVLPPQPKRKGPRYTPVSRRHERPSAILWLLRSHPELKDAQIMRLVGTTKSTIASVRDRTHWNTSQLTPIDPVTLGLCSQIELDFEVQRAAKEKPIDAAYGGATLLPASETTRKDEYEPAEKSSDDLNVDAVFAKLKTLGGKKHEDEEE
- a CDS encoding OmpW/AlkL family protein; this translates as MRRTIRNAARLVVLAAAFGGALASAQAADLPIYTKAPPAAEAWNPWMIRLRVLGVLPDGGGSSVNVAGVPALSSPNSGLHISNQVVPELDISYFFTQNIAAELILGVTRHHLTGSGTLQGLDIGKTTLLPPTLTLQYHFTNFGAFKPYIGAGVNYTVFFNNSASNIPFAGLAVTNLHVSNQWGGAVQFGFDYMLNKHWGLNVDVKKLWLQPNYSAMVNGAIPVTGTAHIDPWLVGAGVTYKF
- a CDS encoding homoserine kinase: MAVYTDVAADELADFLKQYDLGELLSYKGIAEGVENTNFLLHTSQGSFILTLYEKRVAKNDLPFFLALMTHLAEHGINCPLPVKGKDGEALRELSGRPAAIITFLEGMWPRKPNVAHCAGVGAALAKMHLAGANFAIKRANALSVAGWRPLFDAASHRADEVQPGLRAFLAAELDHLSSGIWPDDLPEGVIHADLFNDNVFFLGDQLSGIIDFTFACNDMLAYDVAICLNAWCFEPDHSFNVTKARAFLNAYGRVRKLSEAEEVALPLLARGAAIRFLLTRLVDWLNVPPGALVKPKDPLEYVRKLRFHQSVTSVRDYGLMPSGLVA
- the rnhA gene encoding ribonuclease HI, encoding MSERPNVTIYTDGACSGNPGPGGWGAILRFGDKEKELSGGERHTTNNQMELMAAISALEALKKPCIVDLYTDSQYVRQGITGWIFGWKRNGWRTADKKPVKNVELWQRLDAALKQHDVRWHWVKGHAGHPENERADQLARDGIVKARLQQRVAE
- the ispH gene encoding 4-hydroxy-3-methylbut-2-enyl diphosphate reductase; the encoded protein is MSAKPDLKIVLCSPRGFCAGVVRAIDTVERALDKYGAPVYVRHEIVHNKYVVDGLKKKGAIFVEELAEIPENTSAPVVFSAHGVPKSVPADAQSRNLFSLDATCPLVTKVHREAAIHFKRGREIFLIGHSHHPEVVGTLGQLPVGAVTLIETAEDAKTIPPKDPNNLAFVTQTTLSIDDTAEIVALLKERFPNINGPHKEDICYATTNRQLAVKKVAPVVDALIVVGAPNSSNSQRLREVAEREGCKIAVLAQRAADLDWGKFGNITSLGITAGASAPEVIVEEIMDAFAERYTLHVETVSAAEENEFFPLPRQVRPEAAAE
- a CDS encoding peroxiredoxin — encoded protein: MAIQTGDKLPEAKFRVMTAEGPQVKTTDDIFKGKKVALFAVPGAYPGPCHKMHLPSIFLNAYAMKDKGVDTIAIVSVNDAFVMNAWKRDTDQRDEAIFLADGNADFTKAIGMELDASANGLGIRSKRYSMLVEDGVVKKLNLEAMPGKVEVSGGDTLLGQL